The following are encoded together in the Lathyrus oleraceus cultivar Zhongwan6 chromosome 3, CAAS_Psat_ZW6_1.0, whole genome shotgun sequence genome:
- the LOC127128238 gene encoding uncharacterized protein LOC127128238 → MASATQSSGMLTREQLFHLFERFTILTTQSDVKKRIIDAVLDKQEAVAVTTALQEEIFLEMGVDPRFGISCLGKISTEYENDRDLMIEFYKFLAKEEMACDEAELGEEEFAEKKSYQQNLQQQQLEMLRHMRKFNLDDQSAILEKLHQQMENGNYESEASILSAGQMEEIIQRKVTPLFMPS, encoded by the exons ATGGCTTCTGCAACGCAGAGCAGTGGAATGTTAACCAGAGAACAACTTTTTCACCTTTTCGAGCGTTTCACTATTCTTACTACCCAGTCTG ATGTGAAGAAAAGGATTATAGATGCTGTTCTGGATAAGCAG GAAGCTGTTGCTGTGACCACTGCTCTACAGGAAGAAATATTTTTGGAGATGGGTGTTG ACCCAAGATTTGGTATTTCATGCCTCGGAAAAATCAGTACTGAATATGAGAATGACCGAGATTTGATGATTGAGTTTTATAAATTCCTCGCCAA AGAAGAGATGGCCTGCGATGAAGCAGAGCTTGGAGAAGAAGAATTTGCAGAAAAAAAGAGCTATCAACAAAACCTACAGCAACAG CAACTAGAGATGCTGCGGCACATGCGCAAGTTTAACTTGGATGATCAATCTGCAATCCTTGAGAAG TTACACCAGCAGATGGAGAATGGCAATTATGAAAGTGAGGCATCCATTTTGTCAGCTGGGCAGATGGAAGAGATAATTCAAAGGAAGGTGACCCCTCTGTTTATGCCAAGTTAG
- the LOC127128237 gene encoding ribonucleoside-diphosphate reductase small chain: protein MPAFPEEPLLAPNPDRFCMFPIQYPKVWEMYKKAEASFWTAEEVDLSQDNQHWISLTDGERHFVSHVLAFFAASDGIVLENLAGRFMKEVQISEARAFYGFQIAIENIHSEMYSLLLEAYIKDSAEKNRLFHAIETIPCIAKKAEWAMKWIDSSDTFAERIVAFACVEGIFFSGSFCAIFWLKKRGLMPGLTFSNELISRDEGLHCDFACLLYSLLKKKLSEERVQKIVRDAVEIEREFVCDALPCALVGMNGDLMSTYIEYVADRLLAELGCGKIYNVTNPFDWMDLISLQGKTNFFEKRVGEYQKASVMNSLTANGTDHVFKLDEDF, encoded by the coding sequence ATGCCTGCTTTTCCAGAAGAACCACTTCTCGCCCCTAACCCAGACCGTTTCTGCATGTTCCCAATCCAATACCCTAAAGTCTGGGAAATGTACAAAAAAGCCGAAGCTTCTTTCTGGACCGCAGAAGAAGTCGATCTCTCACAAGATAATCAGCACTGGATCTCCCTCACCGACGGAGAACGCCACTTTGTTTCGCATGTTCTTGCCTTCTTTGCTGCCTCCGACGGTATCGTCTTGGAGAATCTTGCCGGAAGATTCATGAAAGAGGTTCAGATCTCAGAGGCGCGTGCTTTCTACGGATTCCAGATTGCGATTGAGAATATCCATTCCGAGATGTATTCTCTCCTCCTCGAAGCGTATATCAAAGATTCCGCTGAGAAGAATCGTTTATTTCACGCTATAGAGACGATTCCTTGTATTGCCAAGAAAGCTGAATGGGCGATGAAGTGGATCGATTCGTCTGATACTTTTGCTGAGAGAATCGTTGCGTTTGCTTGTGTTGAAGGTATATTTTTCTCTGGTAGTTTCTGTGCGATTTTCTGGCTTAAAAAGCGCGGTTTAATGCCTGGATTAACTTTTTCAAACGAGCTTATTTCGCGTGACGAAGGTCTTCATTGTGATTTCGCTTGTTTGCTTTACTCACTTTTAAAGAAGAAACTCAGTGAAGAGCGCGTTCAGAAAATAGTACGAGATGCGGTTGAGATCGAGAGGGAATTTGTTTGCGACGCGCTTCCTTGCGCGTTAGTTGGTATGAACGGTGATTTGATGAGTACGTATATCGAGTATGTTGCTGACAGATTGTTGGCTGAGCTTGGATGTGGGAAGATTTATAATGTTACGAATCCTTTCGATTGGATGGATCTGATTTCGCTTCAAGGGAAAACCAACTTTTTTGAAAAGCGCGTTGGGGAGTATCAGAAAGCTTCTGTTATGAATAGTTTGACTGCAAATGGGACTGATCATGTGTTTAAGCTTGATGAGGATTTTTAG